The following coding sequences lie in one Agarivorans sp. Alg241-V36 genomic window:
- the rlmM gene encoding 23S rRNA (cytidine(2498)-2'-O)-methyltransferase RlmM, protein MSSVILYCRTGFESDCAAEIQFHAEQLGFFGYAKASSGAGFVEFSCYQSEHAQALYQATDFRQLVFARHWFLALAELQLDEANRVASILAVEQKLPKCGSLRLEYPDTNDGKALSSFCKKFTRPLENALVKHQWLTKNTNPKLPAMQLFFVSGTHCWLGYSDTRNGNAQHNGILRLKFPAEAPSRSTLKLDEAFMVLLNDEEREQYIQNGQHAVDLGACPGGWTYQLVRRNMFVAAIDNGPMAQSLMDTGQVQHYREDGFKYQPERSNVSWLVCDMVERPAKVSRLMLKWLANGWCQYAMFNLKLPMKQRFAEVNQDLNLLKEGLSELGFEHEVRAKHLYHDREEITVFARVY, encoded by the coding sequence ATGAGTAGTGTAATTTTGTATTGTCGCACCGGCTTTGAGAGCGACTGTGCCGCAGAGATCCAGTTTCATGCTGAGCAACTAGGCTTCTTTGGTTACGCCAAAGCCAGCAGTGGAGCAGGTTTTGTGGAGTTTAGTTGTTATCAATCAGAGCACGCACAAGCGTTGTATCAAGCTACCGACTTTCGTCAGTTGGTCTTCGCTAGACACTGGTTTTTGGCGCTTGCAGAGTTGCAGCTCGATGAGGCAAATCGCGTCGCATCTATTCTTGCGGTGGAGCAAAAGCTACCAAAGTGTGGCAGTTTGCGCTTGGAATACCCCGATACTAACGATGGCAAAGCCTTGTCTAGCTTTTGTAAAAAATTTACTCGGCCTTTGGAAAATGCCTTGGTTAAGCACCAGTGGCTGACCAAAAATACCAACCCTAAGTTGCCAGCCATGCAGTTGTTTTTTGTTAGCGGTACTCATTGTTGGTTAGGTTATTCTGATACTCGAAATGGTAACGCACAGCACAACGGTATCTTGCGCCTTAAGTTTCCAGCTGAAGCGCCAAGTCGTTCTACGCTCAAATTAGATGAAGCCTTTATGGTGTTGTTAAATGACGAGGAGCGAGAGCAGTATATTCAAAATGGCCAACACGCTGTTGATTTGGGAGCATGCCCGGGCGGTTGGACTTACCAGTTGGTAAGACGAAATATGTTCGTAGCCGCCATTGATAATGGCCCAATGGCTCAATCCTTAATGGATACCGGCCAAGTGCAGCACTATCGTGAAGATGGCTTTAAATACCAGCCTGAGCGAAGCAATGTGAGCTGGCTAGTTTGCGACATGGTAGAGCGCCCGGCTAAAGTAAGTCGTTTAATGCTGAAGTGGTTGGCAAACGGCTGGTGTCAATATGCCATGTTTAATTTGAAGCTGCCAATGAAGCAACGTTTTGCTGAGGTAAACCAAGATCTTAACTTACTTAAAGAGGGTTTAAGTGAGCTGGGTTTTGAGCATGAGGTAAGGGCTAAACATCTCTATCATGACCGAGAAGAGATCACGGTATTTGCGCGGGTTTACTAG
- a CDS encoding DUF423 domain-containing protein gives MSTLNQTPWALRLLLALSGAVTVIMGAGAAHGFSRFLGEAQLSWIEIGVFYQIIHLVAALVVIDKRRLTAVLWILGGWLFAGSLYCLAFLGSKVFGPITPIGGFILIIAWLSLALPTKRSANE, from the coding sequence ATGAGTACGCTTAATCAAACACCTTGGGCTTTGCGACTGTTACTGGCACTTAGTGGAGCGGTGACCGTGATAATGGGCGCGGGTGCGGCGCATGGTTTTAGTCGTTTTTTGGGTGAAGCGCAGTTATCGTGGATTGAAATCGGTGTATTTTATCAAATCATTCATTTAGTGGCGGCCTTGGTGGTGATAGATAAACGCCGATTAACGGCTGTGTTGTGGATTTTGGGTGGTTGGCTATTTGCTGGTAGCTTATACTGCTTGGCTTTTTTGGGCTCAAAGGTGTTTGGGCCAATAACCCCAATTGGCGGATTTATTTTGATTATTGCTTGGCTAAGCTTAGCTTTGCCAACAAAGAGAAGTGCAAATGAGTAG
- a CDS encoding transcriptional regulator GcvA produces MARRLPPLNALKAFEAAARHLSFTRAAEELFVTQAAVSHQIKALEEFLGLKLFRRKNRALLLTEEGQGYFLDIKDIFISLTEATDRLLARGAKGTITVSLQPSFAIQWLVPRLSQFSEMHPDIDVRIKAVDLYEGSLTEDVDVAIYYGRGNWSGLRADKLHTEYLVPVCAPSLLVGDKALTKPEDLQYHTLLHDTARHDWKAWFKLVGLRQMNVNHGPIFSHSTMVLQAAVYGQGVALGHSVLAKPEIEAGRLVCPFEQVLLSKNAYYMVCKPSQAEQGKLVAFREWMISLVEQEQQEFVNEGLVDAE; encoded by the coding sequence ATGGCGCGTCGTTTGCCTCCACTTAATGCCTTAAAAGCCTTTGAAGCGGCTGCTAGGCATCTTAGTTTTACTCGAGCTGCTGAAGAGCTTTTTGTGACCCAAGCAGCTGTTAGTCACCAAATAAAAGCCTTAGAAGAATTCTTAGGGTTAAAGCTTTTTCGAAGGAAAAACAGGGCCTTACTGCTAACCGAAGAAGGTCAAGGCTACTTCTTAGATATTAAAGATATATTTATTTCTTTAACCGAAGCCACCGATCGTTTGTTAGCACGAGGCGCTAAAGGAACCATTACGGTTAGTTTACAACCCAGTTTTGCTATTCAATGGCTGGTACCACGTTTATCGCAATTTAGTGAGATGCATCCCGATATTGATGTACGAATTAAAGCCGTCGATTTATACGAAGGCTCATTAACAGAAGATGTTGATGTTGCGATTTATTATGGCCGGGGAAATTGGTCAGGTCTGCGTGCCGACAAACTACATACTGAGTATTTAGTTCCAGTGTGTGCTCCTAGTTTGTTGGTAGGCGATAAAGCCCTCACTAAACCTGAAGATTTGCAATATCACACTTTGTTACATGATACCGCCCGTCACGATTGGAAAGCCTGGTTTAAGTTGGTGGGATTACGGCAAATGAATGTAAACCACGGCCCTATTTTTTCTCACTCAACCATGGTGCTGCAAGCAGCAGTTTATGGGCAGGGGGTTGCTCTAGGGCATAGCGTATTGGCCAAGCCTGAGATTGAAGCAGGCCGCTTGGTCTGTCCCTTCGAGCAAGTCTTGTTAAGCAAAAATGCCTATTACATGGTATGCAAACCCAGCCAAGCCGAACAAGGCAAGTTGGTTGCGTTTCGAGAATGGATGATTTCTCTGGTTGAGCAAGAGCAACAAGAGTTTGTTAATGAAGGTTTGGTGGATGCAGAATGA
- a CDS encoding MFS transporter — MNIFVWMLAICQALLTTGNILLVAVTGLIGQQLAPSAAWITFPVAMQFLGLMLATIPASLIMGATGRKKGFVLGNSIGVGGALLAVYALQAEAFLLFCVATFLLGIGIGFGMLYRFAAIELCDDDQQPRAISTIMVGGVIAAVVGPNLAIYSQNWWPEQPFIGAFVGLLGLYIIALILLLLIRFKPLVNPELEAQDARPLLDLIKGPGFWVAMLAAAVSYFVMNLLMTATPLAMHHHGYAFSQSASVIEWHVLGMFAPSFVTGHLIQRIGLLRVMFIGLWLMFACVAINLMGNSFGHFALALSLLGIGWNFMFIGATQLFTQSYRPSEKAKAQATNEFTVFSLVAISALSAGWLEHSLGWQAVNYAALPILLLGLLSLWFYQYQQKRQLSLSV, encoded by the coding sequence TTGAACATTTTTGTATGGATGCTGGCCATTTGTCAGGCCTTGTTAACTACCGGGAATATTCTACTCGTGGCAGTTACTGGTTTAATTGGCCAGCAATTGGCTCCTTCTGCTGCTTGGATTACCTTTCCTGTTGCTATGCAATTTTTAGGATTAATGCTTGCCACCATTCCCGCTTCTTTAATCATGGGGGCAACAGGTAGGAAAAAAGGGTTTGTTCTGGGAAACTCAATTGGGGTTGGTGGAGCATTGCTGGCTGTTTACGCCTTACAAGCAGAAGCCTTCTTGTTGTTCTGCGTCGCCACATTCTTGTTAGGTATTGGGATTGGTTTTGGAATGCTTTATCGGTTTGCAGCCATCGAACTGTGTGATGACGATCAACAGCCGAGAGCAATTTCCACAATAATGGTAGGCGGCGTTATTGCTGCTGTGGTTGGGCCTAACTTAGCTATCTATAGCCAAAATTGGTGGCCTGAACAGCCATTTATTGGGGCATTTGTTGGTCTTCTGGGCTTATACATCATTGCGCTAATTTTATTGCTGCTGATTCGGTTTAAACCCCTTGTTAATCCAGAATTAGAAGCGCAAGACGCGAGGCCATTGTTAGACCTTATTAAAGGGCCTGGCTTTTGGGTTGCAATGCTTGCTGCAGCCGTGAGCTACTTTGTAATGAACTTATTGATGACAGCAACTCCGCTAGCTATGCATCACCATGGTTACGCTTTCTCCCAATCAGCCAGTGTTATCGAATGGCATGTCTTGGGCATGTTCGCTCCGTCTTTTGTTACCGGGCACCTCATTCAACGCATCGGCTTACTTCGTGTGATGTTTATTGGTCTTTGGCTAATGTTTGCCTGCGTGGCGATTAATTTAATGGGTAATAGTTTTGGCCATTTTGCCTTGGCTTTAAGTTTGTTAGGCATTGGTTGGAACTTCATGTTTATTGGTGCTACCCAGTTGTTTACTCAGTCTTATCGACCTTCCGAGAAGGCTAAAGCACAGGCTACTAACGAGTTTACGGTGTTTTCTTTGGTGGCAATATCGGCTTTGTCTGCTGGCTGGTTAGAGCACTCTTTGGGTTGGCAAGCGGTCAATTACGCAGCACTACCCATTTTGCTTCTGGGTTTGTTAAGCCTGTGGTTTTATCAATATCAACAAAAACGGCAACTATCTCTGTCTGTATAG
- a CDS encoding methyl-accepting chemotaxis protein — MYAIRSINIVTRIIIGFAVLGAMVLALGAVSFYSTDSLNNAVKKVTDKFTPQVLESGVLANQLLAVDKHLKNYLLSGNEQRMLAAEQAYNQAISVTQQQLDIVIQQQANNPNLYAELNEQWLAYKINAEQVMELYQQQQQQQAVVADKRIRVQRLPGQIRSDLERLIVEDKTFVKSIYASLETTLTFIEVNSLKALNSHNAALIEKVLSGNQKKREAISLDFEDIAASVKTVEDIANGSIAHNINELSKETMQVGGILSLHLAYIGTRDRLQQQINLATEQLDDLLLVVGEINQFSQAQAQLAGEAADATFSQSLSVLAGIIVLALVMVIAVCYHVASIIRKPLKLMKQTLRDVASGDLRNKVNYSQQNEFGELATSVNQVVDRLREMLGELSVTANDINEVSIHNLHSAERVTGKLDSERSETANVAAAMTQMEQSVVQVSSSADLSLERVNEVKQAADLSRRVVSSSVEVTQQLSNKISQSSVVISDVERLSTDIASILEVIDGIAAQTNLLALNAAIEAARAGEQGRGFAVVADEVRNLAQKTANSTSEIHSMIENLQQGSQKAVAVMGECAEEMQNSINMSSDAFDAQENIHRLVEEIADMSSQIASAALQQQHTSQSIAKNINVISSGSEQNYSDIAQVVDVSSKLKLLASKQDQLARQFKVA, encoded by the coding sequence ATGTACGCAATAAGAAGTATAAATATTGTTACTCGCATTATAATTGGCTTTGCTGTGTTAGGAGCGATGGTGCTAGCACTGGGCGCGGTGTCTTTTTACTCTACAGACTCGTTAAATAATGCAGTGAAAAAAGTCACAGATAAATTCACCCCCCAAGTACTTGAGTCGGGTGTTTTAGCCAACCAACTGTTGGCTGTAGATAAACACTTAAAGAACTACCTTCTCTCGGGCAATGAGCAGCGTATGCTTGCGGCCGAACAAGCCTATAATCAAGCTATTAGTGTCACCCAACAACAGCTAGACATAGTTATTCAACAGCAGGCTAACAATCCTAATTTGTACGCGGAGTTAAATGAGCAATGGCTAGCTTATAAAATAAATGCTGAGCAAGTTATGGAGTTATATCAGCAGCAACAACAACAACAGGCTGTAGTTGCCGATAAACGGATTCGCGTTCAGCGATTACCGGGGCAAATACGCAGTGACTTAGAGCGCTTGATCGTTGAAGATAAAACTTTTGTTAAATCCATTTATGCCTCGCTAGAGACAACGCTAACCTTTATTGAAGTAAATAGCTTAAAAGCCTTGAACAGTCATAACGCGGCATTAATTGAAAAGGTACTGTCTGGTAATCAGAAAAAGCGAGAAGCTATTAGTTTAGATTTTGAAGATATTGCCGCTTCGGTTAAAACAGTTGAAGATATTGCCAATGGCTCAATCGCCCATAATATCAATGAGCTAAGCAAGGAAACTATGCAGGTTGGCGGTATATTGAGCCTGCACCTTGCTTACATTGGAACGCGAGATCGGTTACAGCAACAGATTAATTTGGCCACCGAGCAGCTGGATGATTTATTACTTGTTGTTGGCGAGATAAATCAGTTTTCTCAAGCTCAAGCACAATTAGCAGGAGAAGCGGCAGACGCTACATTTAGTCAAAGTTTGAGTGTTTTAGCCGGAATAATTGTGTTGGCATTGGTGATGGTTATCGCCGTTTGTTACCACGTCGCTAGCATTATTCGTAAACCTCTGAAGTTAATGAAGCAAACCCTGCGTGATGTAGCGAGTGGTGATTTGCGGAATAAAGTGAACTATTCGCAACAAAATGAGTTTGGTGAGCTGGCTACTAGCGTTAACCAAGTGGTTGATCGTTTGCGTGAGATGCTTGGCGAATTAAGCGTTACAGCTAATGATATTAACGAAGTATCCATTCACAATCTGCATAGTGCAGAGCGAGTAACAGGCAAACTAGATAGTGAACGCAGTGAAACAGCAAATGTGGCCGCAGCGATGACTCAAATGGAGCAATCAGTGGTACAAGTGTCTAGCTCAGCAGATTTGTCGCTGGAACGTGTTAACGAAGTTAAACAAGCAGCAGATCTTAGCCGCAGAGTGGTAAGCTCTAGCGTTGAGGTCACTCAACAACTCTCTAATAAGATTAGCCAATCTAGCGTGGTTATTTCAGACGTTGAACGCCTGAGCACCGATATAGCCAGTATCTTAGAAGTGATTGATGGAATAGCCGCACAAACTAATCTATTAGCGCTAAATGCAGCGATTGAAGCTGCAAGGGCCGGAGAGCAGGGCAGAGGCTTTGCAGTCGTTGCCGATGAAGTACGTAACTTGGCACAGAAAACTGCTAACTCTACCTCAGAGATTCACTCTATGATTGAAAATCTACAGCAAGGTTCGCAAAAAGCAGTAGCTGTAATGGGCGAGTGTGCAGAAGAAATGCAAAACAGTATTAATATGAGTAGCGATGCATTTGATGCTCAAGAAAACATTCACCGCTTAGTAGAAGAAATCGCAGATATGAGCAGCCAAATAGCCAGTGCTGCGCTTCAGCAACAACATACCTCTCAATCCATTGCTAAGAATATCAATGTCATATCGAGTGGCTCTGAGCAAAACTATTCAGACATAGCTCAAGTGGTAGATGTGAGCTCTAAACTTAAATTACTTGCTTCTAAGCAAGACCAATTAGCAAGGCAATTTAAAGTTGCGTGA